In Anaerolineae bacterium, a single genomic region encodes these proteins:
- the tatA gene encoding twin-arginine translocase TatA/TatE family subunit — protein MPHLGVPELLIILLIIIIIFGVGKLPELGGALGKSIREFRKATSGLDEEEKGEEKKG, from the coding sequence GTGCCTCACCTGGGAGTGCCTGAGCTGTTGATTATCCTTTTGATTATTATAATAATTTTTGGCGTGGGGAAATTGCCGGAGCTGGGGGGAGCCCTGGGCAAGAGCATAAGGGAGTTTCGCAAAGCAACTTCCGGGCTTGATGAAGAAGAAAAGGGGGAGGAAAAAAAGGGTTAA